From one Streptomyces sp. R41 genomic stretch:
- a CDS encoding Imm10 family immunity protein — translation MAYRFTAQIACGFDDPDQDDCVMAGVAESDDEDGFSLLFMCDFEEPDAQEVSLGMDTHCLVTPDQGTAYGCVREVELDGDVLRVTLDPSSLDALGLADPIVEALLRAPAVDVARMREVLPRILAYGRPGAHPS, via the coding sequence ATGGCGTACAGATTCACGGCGCAGATTGCTTGCGGGTTCGATGATCCGGATCAGGACGACTGCGTGATGGCGGGTGTGGCCGAGTCGGACGACGAGGATGGGTTCTCCCTATTGTTCATGTGCGACTTCGAGGAGCCCGACGCGCAGGAAGTGTCCTTGGGGATGGACACCCACTGTCTTGTCACGCCGGATCAGGGCACCGCATATGGCTGTGTGCGTGAGGTGGAACTGGACGGAGATGTGCTTCGGGTGACGTTGGACCCTTCGTCGCTGGACGCGCTCGGTTTGGCCGACCCCATCGTCGAGGCCTTGCTGCGGGCGCCGGCGGTCGACGTGGCACGCATGCGCGAGGTGCTGCCGCGCATCCTGGCGTACGGGCGTCCAGGTGCCCACCCGAGCTGA
- a CDS encoding DUF4097 family beta strand repeat-containing protein — MARTVSVRAGAVAGVVVALVAGATACGASAGDDKEPDHRSFALHGRTLTVDSDDSALELVVSDSAEADEVEVTRWFRGHVVVGGDPRVTWAMEDGDRLVLRMKCSGVVADCSARHRIVVPRGVAVSVKDGDGSVRAQGFKEALSIRTSDGSVRVTDSSGPLELRSSDGSIRALGVDSRHVRARTQDGSVRLELGAVPDLVDSRTQDGSVTIALPRDSYRVTTGSGDGSVHVSVPRDAASSHVVSAHTNDGKITVRTAN; from the coding sequence ATGGCCCGTACCGTTTCAGTCCGCGCGGGCGCCGTCGCCGGCGTCGTCGTGGCCCTCGTCGCGGGTGCCACCGCCTGTGGCGCGTCCGCGGGGGACGACAAGGAACCTGATCACCGGTCCTTCGCGCTGCACGGGCGCACGCTCACCGTCGACTCGGACGACTCCGCGCTCGAACTCGTGGTCTCGGACTCCGCCGAGGCGGACGAGGTCGAGGTCACCCGGTGGTTCCGGGGGCACGTCGTCGTCGGTGGGGATCCCAGGGTGACCTGGGCCATGGAGGACGGCGATCGGCTCGTGCTGCGGATGAAGTGTTCGGGAGTGGTGGCCGACTGTTCGGCCAGGCATCGGATCGTGGTGCCGCGCGGCGTCGCCGTCAGCGTGAAGGACGGGGACGGAAGCGTGCGCGCGCAGGGCTTCAAGGAGGCTCTGAGCATTCGTACGTCGGACGGTTCCGTCCGGGTGACGGACTCCTCGGGGCCGCTGGAGCTGCGCAGCAGCGACGGGTCCATCCGTGCGCTCGGCGTCGACTCGCGCCACGTGCGCGCCCGTACGCAGGACGGTTCCGTACGGCTCGAACTCGGCGCCGTACCCGACCTGGTGGACTCCCGCACCCAGGACGGTTCCGTCACGATCGCGCTGCCCCGGGACAGCTATCGCGTGACGACCGGGAGCGGTGACGGCTCGGTGCATGTGTCCGTACCCCGGGACGCGGCCAGCTCCCATGTGGTGTCCGCCCACACGAACGACGGGAAGATCACGGTACGAACCGCGAACTAA
- a CDS encoding DUF4383 domain-containing protein, whose translation MATHARRPGSRRASRRRISLDEHLPVDHRLSTFYRIGAGLMGLVLLAFGILGLVNKVGFFDTRGDTVGGLNTNGALSVLSICVGLLLFIGMVIGGNFASTLNMVLGVAFILSGFVNLALLDTGYNFLAFHIQNVLFSFVVGVLLMFFGMYGRVGSALPHDNPYWKARHPERIEQEQRLRAKAHALALQRARERELPGRASSAARGAR comes from the coding sequence ATGGCCACACACGCACGTCGCCCGGGTTCCCGACGGGCTTCGAGGCGACGCATCTCCCTCGACGAGCACTTGCCCGTCGATCATCGTCTCAGCACCTTCTACCGGATCGGCGCGGGCCTGATGGGCCTGGTGCTGCTCGCCTTCGGCATCCTGGGCCTCGTCAACAAGGTCGGCTTCTTCGACACCCGTGGGGACACGGTCGGGGGGCTGAACACCAACGGCGCGCTCAGCGTGCTGTCGATCTGTGTCGGGCTGCTCCTGTTCATCGGCATGGTGATCGGCGGGAACTTCGCCTCCACGCTCAACATGGTCCTCGGCGTCGCCTTCATCCTCAGCGGCTTCGTGAACCTGGCACTGCTCGACACCGGCTACAACTTCCTCGCCTTCCACATTCAGAACGTGCTCTTCAGCTTTGTCGTGGGCGTCCTGCTGATGTTCTTCGGCATGTACGGGAGGGTCGGCTCGGCCCTGCCCCACGACAACCCGTACTGGAAGGCCCGCCATCCCGAGCGGATCGAGCAGGAGCAGCGGCTGCGCGCCAAGGCCCACGCGCTGGCCCTCCAGCGGGCCAGGGAGCGCGAGCTGCCCGGGCGAGCCTCGTCGGCTGCGAGGGGCGCCCGCTAA
- a CDS encoding zinc ribbon domain-containing protein, which yields MPRYEYRCRTCGDTFELSRPMAESSAPADCPAGHDDTVKLLSTVSVGGSSSAAPAPAPRAGGGGGCCGGGCCG from the coding sequence ATGCCTCGCTACGAGTACCGCTGCCGGACCTGCGGCGACACCTTCGAACTGAGCCGCCCGATGGCGGAGTCCTCCGCCCCCGCGGACTGCCCCGCCGGCCACGACGACACGGTGAAGCTGCTGTCGACGGTCTCGGTGGGCGGCTCGTCGTCCGCGGCGCCCGCACCGGCCCCCCGCGCGGGTGGCGGTGGCGGCTGCTGCGGTGGGGGTTGCTGCGGCTGA
- a CDS encoding O-methyltransferase produces MAKGNSTRLTDELYAYMLGHNPPLDPVQRMLVEVTHVQLPLVAGKQVAEEQGALLAFLVRLTGACRIVEVGTFTGLSALSMAQALPPDGTLLTCDISEEWTEHAREAWAKAGVADRIELRIAPALQTLRGLPDEPHIDMAFIDADKDNYIAYWDELVPRMRPGGLLVVDNVFLHGGVTDPEATGFAAAIKEFNEHVKADTRVDCVMLAVADGMTLGRRR; encoded by the coding sequence GTGGCCAAGGGCAACAGCACTCGACTGACGGACGAGCTCTACGCGTACATGCTCGGTCACAACCCGCCGCTGGACCCCGTGCAGCGCATGTTGGTCGAGGTCACCCACGTCCAGCTCCCGCTGGTGGCGGGCAAGCAGGTCGCCGAGGAACAGGGGGCGTTGCTCGCGTTTCTCGTGCGGCTGACGGGGGCGTGCCGGATCGTCGAGGTCGGTACGTTCACGGGGCTGTCCGCGCTGTCCATGGCCCAGGCGCTGCCGCCCGACGGGACGCTGCTGACCTGCGACATCTCCGAGGAGTGGACGGAGCACGCGCGGGAGGCCTGGGCGAAGGCGGGCGTCGCCGACCGTATCGAGCTGCGGATCGCGCCCGCGCTTCAGACGCTGCGCGGACTGCCGGACGAGCCGCACATCGACATGGCGTTCATCGACGCGGACAAGGACAACTACATCGCGTACTGGGACGAGTTGGTGCCCCGGATGCGTCCGGGCGGACTGCTCGTCGTCGACAACGTCTTCCTGCACGGCGGCGTCACCGACCCCGAGGCGACCGGCTTCGCCGCGGCGATCAAGGAGTTCAACGAGCACGTGAAGGCGGACACCCGCGTGGACTGCGTGATGCTGGCGGTGGCGGACGGGATGACGCTGGGGCGGCGGCGGTAG
- a CDS encoding HAD family hydrolase, giving the protein MSAPKTLVASDLDRTLIYSSAALALTMPDARAPRLLCVEVHESKPLSYMTETAAALLTELGDTAVFVPTTTRTRKQYQRINLPGPAPKYAICANGGHLLVDGVSDPDWHASVTARLASECAPLAEVREHLEATADPAWVRKHRVAEDLFAYMVVERELLPEEWVKELAVWAENRGWTVSLQGRKIYAVPKPLTKSAATRELARRTGATLTLAAGDSLLDADLLLAADRGWRPGHGELAEADWTAPAITALVERGVAAGERILREFVNACDGQASA; this is encoded by the coding sequence ATGTCCGCGCCCAAGACGCTCGTCGCCAGCGACCTCGACCGTACGCTGATCTACTCCTCCGCGGCCCTGGCGCTGACCATGCCGGACGCCCGCGCACCCCGGCTGCTCTGCGTCGAGGTGCACGAGAGCAAGCCGCTGTCGTACATGACGGAGACGGCGGCCGCCCTGCTCACCGAACTCGGCGACACGGCGGTCTTCGTACCCACCACCACCCGCACCCGCAAGCAGTACCAGCGCATCAACCTGCCTGGTCCCGCCCCGAAGTACGCGATCTGCGCCAACGGCGGGCACCTGCTCGTCGACGGCGTCTCCGACCCCGACTGGCACGCGAGCGTGACGGCGCGGCTCGCCTCCGAGTGCGCGCCGCTCGCGGAGGTTCGCGAGCACCTGGAGGCCACCGCCGATCCCGCCTGGGTCCGCAAGCACCGGGTGGCCGAGGACCTCTTCGCGTATATGGTGGTGGAGCGCGAGCTGCTCCCCGAGGAGTGGGTGAAGGAACTGGCCGTGTGGGCGGAGAACCGCGGCTGGACGGTGTCCTTGCAGGGCCGCAAAATCTACGCCGTACCCAAGCCGCTCACCAAGAGCGCGGCCACACGCGAGCTCGCCCGCCGCACCGGCGCGACCCTGACCCTCGCCGCCGGTGACTCCCTCCTCGACGCCGACCTGCTGCTGGCCGCCGACCGGGGCTGGCGCCCCGGCCACGGCGAACTGGCGGAGGCGGACTGGACGGCGCCCGCGATCACGGCTCTTGTGGAGCGGGGGGTCGCCGCGGGGGAGCGGATCCTGCGGGAGTTCGTGAACGCCTGCGACGGACAGGCGTCGGCCTGA
- a CDS encoding phosphoribosyltransferase, whose product MNNAVNDVANGAVNDLANDAVWTGTWVAERLGVELVGDEKLSDLLGLALRRNPKRAHLLVSNVLGKHVPQSPSVVYGYGFALGRRVRDLLGTEDARAAVVLGYAETATGLGHSVADGVGLAPYLHSTRRPVEGVARAGGFEESHSHATSHLLLPEDPGLLAGSGPLVLVDDEFSTGNTVLNTIRDLHERYPRERYVVVALVDMRSAADLGRLEEFAGEIGARVDLVSAASGTVKFPEGVLEKGQALVAAHEPAAPGPAAHGPAGQATRVELGWPRGVPDGGRHGFTPGHRIRLDGALPAMAARIADALPDSARRVLVLGFEELMYAPLRLARELEQVVAADVRYSTTTRSPVLALDDPGYAIRSRIVFPAHDNPDDGPGERYAYNVAGAGFDAVVAIVDSMADTPELHAPDGLLAQLAAHTPSVLLAVVPSYVPTRPSTERPSMLPEPLRGPAFSSYAADEVGWLLQDLSDVGLEAPTEEREEAIQSGGAHYAESLPVEYQPSAQYQELFHAALDTSAARIAQAVGAVTELVLAERSPRPVLVSLARAGTPVGVLMRRWAKHRHDLELPHYAVSIVRGRGIDANALRWLAAHHDPADVVFVDGWTGKGAITRELTEAIREFEASDGITGFDPEIAVLADPGSCVRTYGTREDFLIPSACLNSTVSGLISRTVLRADLVGEHDFHGAKFYRELAGSDVSVDFLDAVAAHFADVTDAACAQAKELLAADRTPTWEGWAAVERISEEYEIHDVNLVKPGVGETTRVLLRRVPWKILARAGAGADLDHVRLLAEQRGVPVEEVAELPYTCVGLIHPKYTRGATGADGKAVTA is encoded by the coding sequence ATGAACAACGCAGTGAACGACGTGGCGAACGGCGCAGTGAACGACCTGGCGAACGACGCGGTGTGGACCGGGACGTGGGTCGCCGAGCGGCTCGGCGTCGAACTCGTCGGTGACGAGAAGCTGAGCGACCTGCTGGGGCTCGCGCTGCGCCGCAACCCCAAGCGCGCCCATCTGCTCGTGTCGAACGTCCTCGGCAAACACGTACCGCAGTCGCCGTCCGTGGTCTACGGATACGGGTTCGCGCTCGGCCGGCGGGTGCGGGACCTCCTGGGCACCGAGGACGCGCGCGCGGCCGTGGTCCTCGGGTACGCCGAGACGGCCACCGGCCTCGGCCACTCGGTCGCGGACGGTGTCGGACTCGCGCCCTACCTGCACTCCACCCGCCGCCCGGTCGAGGGAGTCGCCCGGGCCGGCGGCTTCGAGGAGTCCCACTCGCACGCCACCTCGCATCTGCTCCTCCCCGAGGACCCCGGTCTGCTGGCGGGCTCCGGCCCCCTGGTCCTCGTCGACGACGAGTTCTCCACCGGGAACACGGTCCTCAACACGATCCGTGACCTGCACGAGCGCTATCCGCGTGAGCGGTACGTCGTCGTGGCGCTGGTGGACATGCGGTCCGCCGCGGACCTCGGCCGCCTGGAGGAGTTCGCCGGGGAGATCGGCGCGCGGGTGGACCTGGTGTCCGCGGCGTCGGGGACCGTGAAGTTCCCGGAGGGCGTCCTGGAGAAGGGGCAGGCGCTGGTCGCCGCCCACGAGCCGGCGGCACCCGGCCCCGCGGCCCACGGGCCTGCCGGGCAGGCCACCCGCGTCGAGCTCGGCTGGCCCCGCGGCGTCCCCGACGGCGGGCGGCACGGGTTCACGCCCGGGCATCGAATACGACTGGACGGCGCCCTGCCCGCCATGGCCGCCCGGATCGCCGACGCACTCCCGGACAGCGCCCGGCGCGTGCTCGTCCTCGGCTTCGAGGAGCTGATGTACGCGCCGCTCAGGCTGGCCCGCGAGCTGGAGCAGGTGGTGGCCGCCGACGTGCGCTACTCCACGACCACCCGCTCCCCGGTGCTCGCCCTCGACGACCCCGGCTACGCCATCCGCAGCCGAATCGTCTTCCCCGCCCACGACAACCCGGACGACGGCCCCGGCGAGCGCTACGCCTACAACGTCGCGGGCGCCGGCTTCGACGCCGTCGTCGCCATCGTCGACTCGATGGCCGACACCCCCGAACTGCACGCCCCCGATGGCCTGTTGGCCCAGCTTGCGGCGCACACCCCGAGCGTCCTGCTCGCCGTCGTCCCGTCGTACGTCCCCACACGGCCGTCCACCGAAAGGCCCTCCATGCTGCCCGAGCCCCTCCGCGGCCCCGCCTTCTCCTCGTACGCGGCCGACGAGGTCGGCTGGCTGCTCCAGGACCTCTCGGACGTGGGCCTGGAGGCGCCGACCGAGGAGCGCGAGGAGGCGATCCAGAGCGGCGGCGCGCACTACGCGGAGTCGCTGCCGGTCGAGTACCAGCCGAGCGCCCAGTACCAGGAGCTGTTCCACGCGGCCCTCGACACCTCGGCGGCCCGCATCGCCCAGGCCGTCGGCGCCGTCACCGAGCTGGTGCTCGCGGAGCGCTCGCCGCGCCCGGTCCTTGTGTCGCTGGCCCGCGCGGGCACGCCCGTCGGCGTCCTGATGCGCCGCTGGGCCAAGCACCGCCACGACCTCGAACTGCCGCACTACGCCGTCTCCATCGTCCGCGGCCGCGGCATCGACGCCAACGCGCTGCGCTGGCTCGCCGCCCACCACGACCCGGCCGACGTCGTCTTCGTCGACGGCTGGACCGGCAAGGGCGCGATCACCCGCGAACTGACCGAGGCGATACGGGAGTTCGAGGCATCCGACGGCATCACCGGCTTCGACCCGGAGATCGCGGTCCTCGCCGACCCGGGCTCGTGCGTGCGGACGTACGGCACCCGCGAGGACTTCCTCATCCCCTCCGCCTGCCTCAACTCGACGGTCTCCGGGCTGATTTCGCGCACGGTCCTGCGCGCCGACCTGGTCGGCGAACACGACTTCCACGGCGCGAAGTTCTACCGCGAACTCGCCGGCTCCGACGTCTCCGTCGACTTCCTGGACGCCGTCGCCGCGCACTTCGCCGACGTCACCGACGCGGCCTGCGCCCAGGCCAAGGAGCTCCTCGCCGCCGACCGCACCCCCACCTGGGAGGGCTGGGCGGCGGTCGAGCGGATCAGTGAGGAGTACGAGATCCACGACGTGAACCTCGTCAAGCCGGGCGTCGGCGAGACCACCCGGGTGCTGCTGCGCCGCGTCCCCTGGAAGATCCTCGCCCGCGCCGGAGCGGGCGCCGACCTCGACCACGTACGCCTGCTCGCCGAGCAGCGCGGAGTGCCCGTCGAGGAGGTCGCCGAACTCCCGTACACCTGCGTGGGGTTGATCCACCCGAAGTACACGCGCGGCGCGACCGGTGCCGACGGCAAGGCGGTGACGGCCTGA
- a CDS encoding HpcH/HpaI aldolase/citrate lyase family protein: MRHFGHIAPEERQRLFFREPSVFTADSPSRVLAAALGATLYSPATRPQLADDIIKQAGRGVVSMVLCLEDSIDDSEVADAEENLVRQFTELAARQDAGEVPLLFVRVRFPEQIPDLVQRLGPAVRLLSGFVMPKFTEERGMPFLEALAGAEVASGRRLFAMPVLESPELLYRESRVDTLEGISRAVDKYRDRVLALRLGVTDFCSSYALRRAPDMTAYDVQVVASVIADVVNMLGRADGTGFTVTGPVWEYFRVQERMFKPQLRRSPFLEGQAEELREALIEHAMDGLLREITLDQANGLLGKTCIHPSHVLPVHALSVVSHEEYSDAQDILKPERGGGGVLRSAYTNKMNEVKPHRAWAERTLQRAEVFGVAHEDIGFVDLLAAGLPA; encoded by the coding sequence ATGCGTCATTTCGGTCACATCGCCCCTGAAGAGCGGCAGCGCCTCTTCTTCCGGGAGCCCAGCGTCTTCACCGCCGACTCACCGTCCCGGGTGCTCGCGGCGGCCCTCGGGGCCACGCTGTACAGCCCGGCGACCAGGCCGCAGCTGGCGGACGACATCATCAAGCAGGCCGGGCGCGGTGTGGTCTCGATGGTGCTGTGCCTGGAGGACTCGATCGACGACTCGGAGGTCGCGGACGCCGAGGAGAACCTGGTCCGGCAGTTCACCGAGCTCGCGGCGCGCCAGGACGCCGGTGAGGTCCCGCTGCTGTTCGTCCGGGTCCGCTTCCCCGAGCAGATCCCCGACCTCGTACAGCGCCTCGGCCCCGCGGTCCGGCTGCTGTCCGGATTCGTGATGCCGAAGTTCACCGAGGAGCGCGGCATGCCGTTCCTGGAGGCGCTCGCCGGTGCCGAGGTGGCGAGCGGCCGGCGGCTGTTCGCGATGCCGGTGCTGGAATCGCCCGAGCTGCTGTACCGGGAGTCGCGCGTAGACACCCTGGAGGGCATCTCCCGCGCCGTCGACAAGTACCGCGACCGGGTGCTCGCGCTGCGCCTCGGCGTGACGGACTTCTGCTCCTCGTACGCGCTGCGCAGGGCCCCCGACATGACGGCGTACGACGTCCAGGTCGTCGCCTCCGTGATCGCCGACGTGGTGAACATGCTGGGGCGTGCCGACGGCACCGGCTTCACGGTGACCGGGCCGGTGTGGGAGTACTTCCGGGTCCAGGAGCGCATGTTCAAACCCCAGCTGCGCCGCAGCCCCTTCCTGGAGGGGCAGGCGGAGGAGCTGCGCGAGGCGCTGATCGAGCACGCCATGGACGGGCTGCTCCGTGAGATCACCCTCGACCAGGCCAACGGCCTGCTCGGCAAGACCTGTATCCACCCCTCCCACGTCCTGCCCGTGCACGCGCTGTCCGTCGTCAGTCACGAGGAGTACAGCGACGCGCAGGACATCCTGAAGCCCGAGCGCGGCGGCGGCGGCGTGCTCCGGTCGGCGTACACGAACAAAATGAATGAGGTGAAGCCGCATCGCGCCTGGGCCGAGCGCACCCTTCAGCGCGCCGAGGTCTTCGGCGTCGCCCACGAGGACATCGGCTTCGTGGACCTGCTCGCCGCCGGGCTCCCGGCGTGA
- a CDS encoding TerD family protein: MTHAMLKGSNVPLDATAVRAVLRWTPGQGVPDVDASALLLGPDGRVRSDEDFVFYNQPRHPSGKVWRLGKKRVAEGLTDTIQTDLAGVESGVGQILLVASADDVTFDRVRALRILLYDAAVADGEPLAYFDIKPETGAETALICGELYRRGEGWKFRALGEGYSDGLVGLATDFGISVDETEAAAAVTASAPDATAWAAPVAAPETSVPLPPEQPAPVPQQPAYGYPQPQTAPAAASAAQPAYGYPQPTSQSAYSYPEPQTAPAAQPAYGFPQAVGAGPDPDFRLPPQGPQFIGR; the protein is encoded by the coding sequence ATGACGCACGCGATGCTGAAGGGGTCGAACGTCCCGCTGGACGCCACAGCGGTGCGCGCGGTGCTGCGTTGGACACCCGGGCAGGGTGTCCCCGATGTCGATGCCTCGGCGCTGCTCCTCGGCCCCGACGGTCGTGTGCGATCCGACGAGGACTTCGTCTTCTACAACCAGCCCCGCCATCCCTCCGGCAAGGTCTGGCGGCTCGGCAAAAAACGTGTTGCAGAGGGCCTGACCGACACGATCCAGACGGATTTGGCCGGTGTCGAGTCCGGTGTCGGACAGATTCTCCTGGTCGCATCGGCGGACGACGTCACCTTCGACCGCGTACGGGCCCTGCGCATTCTGCTGTACGACGCGGCCGTCGCGGACGGTGAACCGCTGGCGTACTTCGACATCAAGCCGGAGACCGGCGCGGAGACCGCGCTGATCTGCGGCGAGCTGTACCGGCGCGGTGAGGGCTGGAAGTTCCGGGCGCTCGGCGAGGGCTACTCCGACGGTCTGGTGGGGCTCGCGACCGACTTCGGGATCTCGGTCGACGAGACGGAGGCCGCCGCGGCCGTGACCGCATCCGCACCCGACGCGACTGCCTGGGCCGCGCCCGTCGCCGCCCCCGAGACGTCGGTGCCGCTGCCGCCCGAGCAGCCCGCGCCAGTGCCGCAGCAGCCCGCGTACGGGTATCCGCAGCCGCAGACGGCTCCTGCGGCGGCGTCCGCGGCGCAGCCGGCGTACGGCTATCCCCAGCCCACCAGTCAGTCGGCCTACAGCTACCCGGAGCCCCAGACCGCGCCGGCCGCCCAGCCCGCGTACGGCTTCCCGCAAGCCGTGGGCGCCGGTCCCGACCCGGACTTCCGGCTGCCGCCGCAGGGGCCGCAGTTCATCGGGCGTTAG
- a CDS encoding Tellurium resistance, which produces MGIWQDLWRGRSADFDSGSAATNSIELTKRNHTVSLTKQGAATGNLRINLSWRMRTSDIGGPQRGSLLRHPFRTFKPEVVQAHTQSMVNVDLDLGVMYELTDGTKGVVQPLGSFFGELNAPPYVKLSGDDRFGSASGETAYVNLDHRNDIKRLLVFVYIYDQTPAFDRTHAIITLYPSNGPRIEIGLEERHPQARSCAVVMIQNNKGELTVRREVKFVYGFQAELDRLYGWGLQWGRGYKSKVDR; this is translated from the coding sequence ATGGGCATCTGGCAGGACCTGTGGCGCGGACGCTCGGCGGACTTCGACTCCGGCAGCGCGGCCACCAACTCCATCGAGCTGACCAAGCGGAACCACACGGTCTCGCTCACCAAACAGGGCGCGGCCACCGGCAACCTGCGCATCAACCTGTCCTGGCGGATGCGCACCTCCGACATCGGCGGCCCGCAGCGCGGCAGCCTGCTGCGGCACCCCTTCCGCACCTTCAAGCCGGAAGTGGTCCAGGCACACACCCAGAGCATGGTCAACGTCGACCTCGACCTGGGCGTCATGTACGAGCTGACGGACGGCACCAAGGGCGTGGTCCAGCCACTCGGCAGCTTCTTCGGCGAACTCAACGCCCCGCCGTATGTGAAGCTCAGCGGCGACGACCGCTTCGGCTCCGCGTCGGGCGAGACGGCCTACGTCAACCTGGATCACCGCAACGACATCAAACGGCTGCTGGTCTTCGTCTACATCTACGACCAGACCCCCGCCTTCGACCGCACACACGCCATCATCACGCTCTACCCGAGCAACGGCCCCCGCATCGAGATAGGCCTCGAGGAGCGCCATCCGCAGGCGCGCTCCTGCGCGGTCGTGATGATCCAGAACAACAAGGGCGAGCTGACCGTCCGCCGCGAGGTGAAGTTCGTCTACGGCTTCCAGGCCGAGCTCGACCGCCTCTACGGGTGGGGGCTGCAGTGGGGCCGCGGCTACAAGTCAAAGGTGGACAGGTAA
- a CDS encoding DUF475 domain-containing protein — MLLKTFGWSFAVTALGLVAAVIYGGWTAFGIVAILSILEISLSFDNAVVNAGILKKMSAFWQKIFLTVGVLIAVFGMRLVFPVVIVAISAKIGPIDAVDLALNNKDHYQELVTDAHPAIAAFGGMFLLMIFLDFIFEDRDIQWLRWIERPLAKLGKIDMLSVCIALVVLLITSFTFATHAHQHGGAHVDKAQTVLLAGIAGLITYMVVGGLSGYFEDKLEEEEEREHEAEEEAERTGKKKPAIVLAGQAAFFMFLYLEVLDASFSFDGVIGAFAITNDIVLMALGLGIGAMYVRSLTVYLVRQGTLDDYVYLEHGAHYAIGALAVILMVTIQYQIHEVITGLVGVLLIAWSFWSSVRRNRALAAAEGKGEASDEKAEVSSGV, encoded by the coding sequence GTGCTTCTGAAAACCTTCGGCTGGTCGTTTGCGGTCACCGCGCTCGGCTTGGTCGCAGCGGTGATCTACGGGGGGTGGACCGCCTTTGGCATCGTGGCGATCCTGTCCATCCTGGAGATCTCCCTGTCCTTCGACAACGCGGTGGTCAACGCCGGAATCCTGAAGAAGATGAGTGCCTTCTGGCAGAAGATCTTCCTCACGGTCGGCGTGCTCATCGCGGTCTTCGGCATGCGACTGGTGTTCCCCGTCGTCATCGTCGCCATCAGCGCCAAGATCGGCCCGATCGACGCGGTCGATCTCGCGCTGAACAACAAGGACCACTACCAGGAACTCGTCACCGACGCCCACCCGGCGATCGCCGCCTTCGGTGGCATGTTCCTGCTGATGATCTTCCTCGACTTCATCTTCGAGGACCGGGACATCCAGTGGCTGCGCTGGATCGAGCGGCCGCTGGCCAAGCTCGGCAAGATCGACATGCTGTCGGTCTGCATCGCCCTGGTCGTCCTGCTGATCACCTCGTTCACCTTCGCCACCCACGCCCACCAGCACGGCGGCGCGCACGTCGACAAGGCGCAGACGGTGCTGCTCGCGGGCATCGCGGGCCTGATCACGTACATGGTCGTCGGCGGACTCTCCGGCTACTTCGAGGACAAGCTCGAGGAAGAGGAGGAGCGGGAGCACGAGGCAGAGGAGGAGGCCGAGCGGACCGGCAAGAAGAAGCCGGCCATCGTCCTCGCAGGCCAGGCCGCGTTCTTCATGTTCCTCTACCTGGAAGTGCTGGACGCGTCCTTCTCCTTCGACGGCGTCATCGGCGCCTTCGCCATCACCAACGACATCGTGCTGATGGCGCTCGGCCTCGGCATCGGCGCCATGTACGTCCGGTCGCTCACGGTCTACCTGGTCCGCCAGGGCACCCTCGACGACTACGTCTACCTGGAGCACGGCGCGCACTACGCGATCGGCGCCCTCGCCGTGATCCTCATGGTCACCATCCAGTACCAGATCCACGAGGTCATCACCGGCCTCGTCGGCGTCCTGCTGATCGCCTGGTCCTTCTGGTCGTCCGTGCGCCGCAACAGGGCGCTCGCGGCGGCCGAGGGAAAAGGTGAGGCCTCGGACGAGAAGGCCGAGGTCTCGTCCGGGGTGTGA
- a CDS encoding TerD family protein, whose translation MGVTLAKGGNVSLSKAAPNLTQVMIGLGWDARSTTGADFDLDASALLCNGGRVLGDEWFIFYNQLKSPDGSVEHTGDNLTGEGEGDDESILIDLSKVPANVDKIVFPVSIHDADNRGQTFGQVSNAFIRVVNQADGQELARYDLSEDASTETAMIFGEVYRYNQEWKFRAVGQGYASGLRGIALDFGVNVS comes from the coding sequence ATGGGCGTCACGCTCGCCAAGGGAGGCAATGTCTCCCTCTCGAAGGCCGCACCGAACCTCACGCAGGTGATGATCGGGCTCGGCTGGGACGCGCGCTCCACCACCGGAGCCGACTTCGACCTCGACGCCAGCGCGCTGCTGTGCAACGGGGGCCGGGTGCTCGGGGACGAGTGGTTCATCTTCTACAACCAGCTCAAGAGCCCGGACGGCTCGGTGGAGCACACCGGTGACAACCTCACGGGTGAGGGCGAGGGCGACGACGAGTCGATCCTGATCGACCTCTCCAAGGTGCCGGCCAACGTGGACAAGATCGTCTTCCCGGTCTCCATCCATGACGCCGACAATCGCGGCCAGACCTTCGGCCAGGTCAGCAACGCCTTCATTCGCGTCGTCAACCAGGCCGACGGCCAGGAGCTCGCCCGCTACGACCTCTCCGAGGACGCCTCGACGGAAACGGCGATGATCTTCGGCGAGGTCTACCGCTACAACCAGGAGTGGAAGTTCCGCGCGGTCGGCCAGGGGTACGCGTCAGGCCTGCGGGGCATCGCCCTCGACTTCGGAGTCAATGTTTCCTAG